One segment of Kwoniella pini CBS 10737 chromosome 9, complete sequence DNA contains the following:
- a CDS encoding phosphoglycerate dehydrogenase, translated as MSNSVPVPGRRTSVSASDPPNFIPIPTNTRGLPISSYGAQSPPATSHMASLGTSPRAAYSTSPSTSSHLRAGSGSLTSAFQGMARQLTAFLPKTYPLEEEPEKRQGTTKVLLLENINLDAAEFLKNQGFEVDHVTKAWSEEELIAKLPNYHAIGIRSKTKITQKVIDANPQLLVIGCFCIGTNQVDLEHAARRGIAVFNSPYANSRSVAELVISEIIALSRQIVDRTQEMRAGIWNKISKNCWEIRGKTIGIVGYGHIGSQLSVLAESFGMQVVYYDVIPIMPLGTARQVDTLEELLGKADFVTLHVPEIQDTINMIGEAQFAQMKSGAFFINNARGKVVDLNALASALESKHLAGAAVDVFPKEPGSNGPGFNETLGEFIPRLRNVSNLILTPHIGGSTEEAQRAIGSEVSNAVYRYLTFGCSLGSVNFPEVDLRSITIKDDRHIRVCHVHRNEPGVLKQINNILADHNIEKQFTDSKGDIAYLMADISGVGQEEVEGIYSAIKNTRANILTRLLCELPFDNILLQ; from the exons ATGTCCAACTCTGTACCTGTACCAGGTCGAAGAACCTCTGTCTCTGCTTCTGATCCTCCCAACTT CATTCCAATCCCAACAAATACCCGAGGTCTCCCGATCTCCTCTTACGGCGCCCAATCCCCTCCAGCAACTTCCCACATGGCTTCACTCGGTACTTCTCCAAGAGCAGCGTACTCTACTTCCCCTTCTACCTCTAGTCATCTCCGAGCCGGTTCTGGTTCGTTGACAAGTGCTTTCCAAGGTATGGCAAGGCAGTTGACTGCTTTCTTACCCAAGACATATCCATTGGAAGAGGAACCCGAGAAACGACAAGGTACCACCAAAGTCTTGTTATTGGAGAACATCAATTTAGATGCCGCCGAGTTCTTGAAAAATCAAGGATTTGAG GTTGACCACGTCACCAAAGCATGGTCTGAAGAAGAGCTCATAGCCAAATTACCAAATTATCATGCTATCGGTATCAGATCCAAAACCAAGATCACCCAAAAAGTCATTGATGCCAATCCGCAATTATTAGTTATCGGTTGTTTCTGCATTGGTACCAACCAAGTCGATCTTGAACACGCCGCCAGGAGAGGTATCGCCGTATTCAACTCACCATACGCCAATTCTCGATCTGTAGCCGAATTGGTCATTTCAGAAATCATTGCTTTGTCTCGTCAAATAGTCGACCGAACTCAAGAAATGAGAGCTGGTATTTGGAACAAGATTTCAAAGAATTGTTGGGAAATCAGAGGAAAGACAATTGGTATTGTCGGTTACGGACATATTGGTTCTCAACTTTCAGTTCTTGCCGAATCTTTCGGTATGCAAGTCGTCTATTACGACGTGATACCCATCATGCCTCTTGGTACAGCTCGACAAGTCGATACATTGGAAGAATTATTGGGTAAAGCAGATTTCGTTACACTTCACGTGCCCGAGATTCAAGATACAATTAACATGATTGGAGAAGCTCAATTCGCTCAAATGAAATCAGGTGCATTCTTCATTAATAACGCTAGAGGTAAAGTCGTAGACTTGAATGCTTTAGCAAGTGCATTAGAATCTAAACATTTAGCGGGAGCAGCAGTTGATGTTTTCCCTAAAGAACCAGGATCTAATGGTCCAGGATTTAACGAAACCTTAGGAGAATTTATTCCAAGATTGAGAAACGTTTCCAACTTAATTTTGACTCCTCATATTGGAGGATCCactgaagaagctcaaaGAGCTATCGGATCGGAGGTCTCGAATGCCGTTTATAGGTATTTGACATTTGGTTGTTCTCTTGGATCAGTAAATTTCCCTGAAGTTGATTTGAGATCAATTACCATCAAGGATGATAGACATATTAGAGTTTGTCACGTCCACAGAAACGAACCTGGAGTTTTGaaacaaatcaacaacatcttGGCGGATCACaatattgaaaaacaatttaCGGATTCAAAAGGTGATATCGCTTATTTGATGGCGGATATCTCTGGTGTTGGTCAGGAAGAGGTTGAAGGTATTTATAGTGCCATCAAGAATACTAGAGCCAACATTTTGACTAGATTACTTTGTGAGTTACCCTTTGACAATATACTGTTACAATGA